In Leptospira harrisiae, a genomic segment contains:
- a CDS encoding LA_2219 family laminin/E-cadherin/plasminogen-binding protein, translating to MKFLTLFLPVVSISLILGCQSTPQTNTNANTESSLEAHQTKDILPPPGGEGEIILNEKGEEVQNHSGEIPFFQKKSDLPTELFRVYIASDSYMVRQIRHTDKIRRKPDAGGDELSKEEMKKFDLLSFVDDGMIVIGLNTVTGKLESIAFDRRVPRINDVAKIIQNDASRFNYEHSSKDGTPIITKFLISYQIRLYPGKTRDEIKQMLQKKK from the coding sequence ATGAAATTTTTAACTTTGTTTTTACCGGTTGTTTCGATTTCTTTGATCCTTGGTTGTCAATCCACTCCCCAAACTAATACCAATGCCAATACCGAATCCAGTTTGGAAGCCCACCAAACAAAGGATATACTACCACCACCAGGCGGAGAAGGCGAAATCATTCTAAACGAAAAAGGGGAAGAGGTACAAAACCATTCCGGTGAAATTCCTTTTTTCCAAAAAAAAAGCGACCTTCCAACGGAGCTCTTTAGGGTTTATATTGCCTCTGATTCCTACATGGTGCGTCAAATTCGTCATACAGATAAAATTCGAAGAAAACCTGACGCCGGTGGGGATGAACTTTCTAAAGAAGAAATGAAGAAGTTTGACTTACTTAGTTTTGTTGATGATGGGATGATTGTCATAGGTCTCAATACAGTGACCGGTAAACTTGAATCCATTGCTTTTGACCGCAGAGTCCCAAGAATCAATGACGTAGCAAAGATCATACAGAATGATGCATCTCGTTTTAATTATGAACATTCCTCAAAAGATGGAACACCCATCATCACTAAGTTTTTAATTAGTTACCAGATTCGCCTCTATCCAGGAAAAACAAGAGACGAAATCAAACAAATGTTACAGAAAAAGAAGTAA
- the mgtE gene encoding magnesium transporter, whose protein sequence is MEEERKKESEFRIKIDRESDSYDEFVSQIKTLVSDENAKQLKEMLDGAHPADIVTLFRDLEREEELYLFRILPKEDQAYALVKMEEETLESFLEELSVDEISNTLYHIETDETTYLLSYLPSAKRELVLANLSKADSFEIRSQLGFRESSAGRLMSKDFATVSITDNVRKGIINVRKKAKEIEDIYQVYVTDEDGVLEGFIPLKDLFLTPINTKVAKITNFSVFAFHYDVDQEEVANTFKKYDLFSAAVTDDLGRIIGRITVDDVLEIVEEEASEDILLMAGVSEDERLSTPILQSVKRRIIWLNVNLLTAFVSSTVVAFFEDTISQIVVLATLMPIVAGLGGNAGTQSVTVVIRNIATGDLSFSNWWEAVRKEFTIGVLNGLVLGTVTGCMIFFVKGNLVLGLVVGTAMFVNMIIASLTGSLVPIVLKAMRVDPAIASSIFVTATTDVCGFFFFLGLATVFAKYLI, encoded by the coding sequence ATGGAAGAAGAAAGAAAGAAAGAGTCCGAATTCCGAATCAAAATCGACAGAGAGAGCGATTCCTATGATGAATTTGTAAGCCAGATCAAAACTCTCGTTTCAGATGAGAATGCAAAACAACTCAAGGAGATGCTCGATGGAGCTCACCCTGCGGACATCGTCACCTTATTCCGCGACTTAGAACGAGAGGAAGAATTATACCTTTTTCGTATCCTTCCTAAAGAAGACCAAGCCTATGCTCTAGTCAAAATGGAAGAAGAGACCTTAGAGTCTTTTTTAGAAGAACTTTCCGTTGATGAAATTTCAAATACGCTTTATCATATTGAAACGGACGAAACTACTTACCTTCTATCATACCTGCCAAGCGCTAAACGGGAGTTAGTTTTAGCAAATTTAAGCAAAGCTGATAGTTTTGAAATTCGTTCGCAACTAGGATTCCGTGAGTCTTCTGCGGGACGACTGATGTCCAAAGATTTTGCGACTGTTTCCATTACAGACAATGTTAGAAAGGGAATCATCAATGTTCGAAAAAAAGCCAAAGAAATTGAAGATATCTACCAAGTGTATGTAACCGATGAAGACGGAGTACTCGAAGGTTTTATTCCTTTAAAAGATCTATTTCTCACACCCATCAATACAAAGGTAGCAAAGATTACTAATTTTTCAGTTTTTGCCTTTCATTACGATGTAGACCAAGAAGAGGTTGCCAATACCTTTAAAAAATACGACTTATTCAGTGCTGCCGTTACAGATGATTTAGGCCGAATCATTGGTAGGATCACAGTCGACGATGTATTAGAAATCGTTGAAGAAGAAGCATCCGAAGATATCCTCCTCATGGCAGGGGTATCAGAAGATGAAAGATTATCCACACCCATTTTACAATCAGTCAAAAGGCGCATCATATGGCTTAATGTAAATTTACTGACTGCCTTTGTCAGTTCCACTGTAGTTGCTTTTTTTGAAGATACCATTTCGCAAATTGTGGTGCTAGCAACGCTTATGCCTATTGTGGCAGGCCTTGGTGGAAATGCCGGTACTCAGTCTGTAACAGTTGTGATTCGAAACATTGCTACCGGTGATTTGTCTTTTTCCAATTGGTGGGAAGCCGTAAGAAAAGAATTTACCATTGGTGTTTTGAATGGACTTGTTCTCGGAACCGTCACAGGATGTATGATTTTTTTTGTAAAAGGCAATCTTGTGCTCGGACTTGTGGTTGGAACTGCTATGTTTGTGAATATGATTATAGCTTCTCTTACTGGTTCCCTTGTTCCTATTGTACTCAAGGCGATGCGTGTTGACCCTGCCATTGCTTCTTCGATATTTGTTACTGCGACTACAGATGTTTGTGGATTTTTCTTTTTCCTCGGACTTGCCACAGTCTTTGCAAAATATTTAATTTAG
- a CDS encoding adenylate/guanylate cyclase domain-containing protein, which produces MIEISAEIPFLRTSKLTFLFWDESPGSLETWDWNEGITIFFQTRRAGELEFRFGPPLWGIPKDTNRIEFPFVSIHNIPTNKYLATELSKLGEDKTIFVLIPKGLELEARSVFARLEYLWDDKISPDRIFHKFGLTGKTSSVSESSVSKETNIKKNNYSHPPLELVGKLGRKKIQEEVLVSAGNQNGFYPETNSDFHSENPIEVFSPEDESPNHPYDLIESSFAEEVVTKEPEIEKKVSKQEPTEPNTENSNDLHTLDGSSNTKFSLQLKMMGVISFLFALSVGVIIFFASFYFKRSIELQLRDNNIRIAEIIGSKVKSDILGVVEKGRQIAITLTTQGLPEAERRLLIKTFFQNDKEFIYLGIFEKKEHTLIMKREVFNEEELKKSSVTEEDFHNVVNRNRDALAEAFNGQAVLLNSSPGFQEPSFAIAIPTSENGELDNALVMIVKLNKIIGAFSKKGIETTFMVNGNGTALAHPKEDLVLAATDLTTMPIVKAMLTSAPNTGQMSYVDEELGGSYLGSFQKIGFADAGVITIVSEEKAFADVYKSQKTNLYIAGIGLCSALIFVFFFSKTITKPVLQLLSATLEIAKGNFKIGIKPTTQDEVGLLTKYFIDMGQGLEEREKVKNILGSMIDPVVVQEAMVDLAALKRGSETHITAFFSDVASFSTISEQLKSADLAALLNEYLSAMTLLLKKHEGVLDKYIGDAIVGIFNAPVPVLDHELKAARASVDMVMKLAELRDYWTKNNLYSKEAQVMDARIGLNSGPAKVGFMGTDALASYTMMGDTVNLAARLEAAGKDYGVNILITDPIQAAIQAEMVTRYLDLVRVKGKNEPVKIHELIGYRSMVSPNQIEAAEIYESGFKAYLEKNWDLAIQYFKDSEKAKGQTDKSCHMLIERCEEYRLDPPGNDWDGVFTRTHK; this is translated from the coding sequence ATGATAGAAATTTCCGCTGAAATTCCGTTCCTCCGAACGTCCAAACTAACCTTTCTCTTCTGGGATGAATCTCCTGGTAGTTTAGAAACTTGGGATTGGAACGAGGGGATTACTATATTCTTCCAAACTCGGCGTGCCGGTGAATTGGAATTCCGATTTGGGCCTCCTTTATGGGGAATCCCAAAAGACACCAATCGAATTGAGTTCCCTTTTGTATCGATTCATAATATTCCAACTAATAAATATCTAGCTACCGAATTATCAAAGTTAGGGGAAGATAAAACTATCTTTGTTCTAATTCCGAAAGGTTTGGAATTAGAGGCGCGTTCTGTATTTGCAAGATTAGAATATCTTTGGGATGATAAAATATCTCCCGACCGCATTTTCCATAAATTTGGTCTTACTGGAAAAACAAGTTCTGTTTCTGAATCTTCTGTTTCAAAAGAGACAAACATTAAAAAAAATAATTATAGTCATCCTCCATTAGAGTTAGTCGGAAAACTCGGTCGTAAAAAAATACAAGAAGAGGTTTTGGTTTCAGCTGGTAACCAAAATGGTTTTTATCCAGAAACGAATTCCGATTTTCATTCAGAAAATCCAATTGAAGTATTTTCTCCTGAAGATGAGTCACCAAACCACCCTTATGATTTGATCGAATCTTCTTTTGCAGAAGAGGTAGTCACAAAAGAACCAGAAATAGAAAAAAAAGTTTCGAAGCAAGAACCTACGGAACCAAACACTGAAAATAGTAACGATTTACATACATTAGATGGTTCTTCCAATACTAAGTTTTCTCTCCAGTTAAAAATGATGGGGGTGATTAGTTTTCTTTTTGCTTTATCCGTTGGTGTGATCATCTTTTTTGCCTCTTTTTATTTTAAAAGATCCATTGAGCTTCAGTTAAGAGATAATAACATACGTATTGCGGAAATTATTGGATCTAAGGTTAAATCAGATATCCTTGGTGTTGTGGAAAAAGGTCGTCAGATTGCGATCACACTGACAACCCAAGGACTCCCTGAAGCAGAACGAAGACTTCTTATCAAAACCTTTTTTCAAAACGATAAGGAATTTATATATCTCGGGATTTTTGAAAAAAAAGAACACACTCTCATTATGAAACGAGAGGTATTTAACGAAGAAGAACTTAAAAAAAGTTCAGTAACTGAAGAAGATTTTCATAATGTTGTAAATCGAAATCGTGATGCATTGGCAGAGGCCTTTAACGGACAGGCTGTGCTTTTGAATTCGAGTCCCGGGTTTCAAGAACCATCTTTTGCTATTGCTATTCCTACATCTGAAAATGGAGAATTAGACAATGCTCTTGTTATGATTGTTAAGTTAAACAAAATCATTGGAGCTTTTTCTAAAAAGGGAATAGAAACCACTTTTATGGTGAATGGAAATGGTACGGCCCTTGCACACCCAAAAGAAGACCTAGTTTTAGCTGCCACAGATCTTACAACGATGCCCATAGTAAAAGCAATGTTAACGAGTGCGCCTAATACAGGACAAATGAGTTATGTTGATGAAGAATTGGGAGGTTCTTATTTAGGATCGTTTCAAAAAATTGGATTTGCTGATGCGGGAGTCATAACCATTGTTTCCGAGGAAAAAGCATTTGCCGATGTCTACAAAAGTCAAAAAACAAATCTTTATATAGCAGGGATTGGTCTTTGTTCAGCACTTATATTTGTATTTTTCTTTTCTAAAACCATTACAAAACCTGTATTACAACTTCTTTCTGCAACTTTAGAAATTGCCAAAGGTAATTTTAAAATCGGAATCAAACCGACGACTCAAGATGAGGTTGGTCTTCTTACCAAATACTTTATCGATATGGGACAAGGTTTGGAAGAAAGAGAAAAGGTAAAAAACATTTTAGGAAGTATGATTGATCCAGTTGTGGTGCAAGAAGCAATGGTGGATCTTGCTGCTTTGAAACGAGGCTCAGAAACCCATATCACAGCTTTTTTCTCTGACGTAGCAAGTTTTTCTACGATCTCGGAACAATTAAAATCAGCTGACCTTGCCGCCTTATTAAATGAATATTTATCGGCAATGACCCTTCTTTTGAAAAAACATGAAGGTGTTTTGGATAAATACATCGGGGATGCTATTGTTGGAATTTTTAATGCCCCAGTTCCAGTTTTGGACCATGAATTGAAAGCTGCACGAGCTAGTGTAGATATGGTAATGAAACTCGCGGAACTCAGAGACTATTGGACTAAAAACAATCTTTATTCGAAAGAAGCCCAGGTGATGGATGCGCGTATCGGGCTAAATTCTGGTCCAGCGAAGGTTGGTTTTATGGGAACTGATGCTCTCGCTTCTTATACAATGATGGGTGACACAGTGAATCTGGCAGCAAGATTGGAAGCAGCAGGAAAAGATTATGGTGTGAACATTTTAATCACAGATCCGATTCAAGCTGCCATCCAAGCAGAAATGGTGACTCGGTATTTGGATTTGGTAAGAGTGAAGGGAAAAAATGAACCCGTAAAAATTCATGAACTCATTGGTTATCGGTCAATGGTTTCACCAAACCAAATTGAAGCCGCAGAAATTTATGAATCTGGATTTAAAGCCTACTTAGAAAAAAATTGGGATTTAGCGATTCAATATTTTAAAGATTCTGAAAAAGCAAAAGGGCAAACTGATAAATCATGTCATATGCTGATTGAACGTTGTGAGGAATACAGATTGGATCCTCCGGGAAATGATTGGGACGGTGTGTTCACAAGGACACATAAATAA
- a CDS encoding cation diffusion facilitator family transporter → MSKPRPKRSRLVFFLSLSGLLSIGIFFIEWIGSRESGSLALFADAGHIFTDVFAHLISLFALLIASKKPTVKYPFGFHRFEVLAALLNGLLLIGIAIFILYESYLRFSGTAHVEPNSMLAYALIGFGVNLVSAALLVGVSKTSLNLKSAYLHVLSDLLGTLAVVVGALIIRFTGFREVDSFLSVILGIFILNTSYGIVKESIEILIEADTSEFDKEHLLEHIRSLKGIDSVPGITVRKLTSGVFSVELLILVGKDADRDKIVLEIHKTLKEEFGVPFVSVEILSSSLKDKLEKISVRETEREFGHHGHSHGHAHDHHH, encoded by the coding sequence ATGAGTAAACCAAGACCCAAACGATCCCGATTGGTATTTTTTTTAAGCCTATCTGGACTCCTATCCATTGGAATCTTTTTCATTGAATGGATAGGTTCTCGTGAAAGTGGGAGCCTTGCTTTATTTGCTGACGCGGGGCATATCTTTACCGATGTGTTTGCCCATCTCATTTCGTTATTTGCCCTCCTCATTGCTTCTAAAAAACCAACCGTAAAATACCCGTTTGGGTTTCACCGTTTTGAGGTGCTTGCCGCTTTACTGAATGGTCTACTCCTCATTGGCATTGCAATATTCATTTTGTATGAAAGTTACCTACGATTTTCAGGAACAGCGCATGTAGAACCTAATTCCATGTTGGCCTATGCACTCATCGGATTTGGAGTCAATTTGGTATCGGCTGCCCTTCTTGTGGGTGTGAGTAAAACAAGCCTCAATCTAAAGTCTGCATATTTACATGTTCTTAGCGATCTTTTAGGAACCCTAGCGGTTGTGGTGGGAGCTCTCATCATCCGGTTCACTGGATTTCGGGAAGTTGACAGTTTCCTCAGTGTGATCCTTGGGATTTTTATTTTAAACACATCCTATGGAATTGTCAAAGAATCTATCGAAATCCTCATCGAAGCTGACACTAGTGAATTTGATAAAGAACATCTTTTAGAACACATTCGCAGTTTAAAAGGAATTGATTCTGTTCCTGGGATCACTGTTCGGAAACTCACTTCAGGTGTGTTTTCTGTGGAACTTTTAATTTTAGTGGGTAAAGATGCAGATAGAGACAAAATTGTATTAGAAATTCATAAAACACTAAAAGAAGAATTTGGCGTTCCGTTTGTATCGGTAGAAATTCTTTCCTCGTCCTTAAAAGACAAATTAGAAAAAATCTCTGTCAGAGAAACAGAACGTGAATTTGGACATCATGGTCATAGCCACGGACATGCGCACGACCACCACCACTAA
- a CDS encoding exodeoxyribonuclease III, translating to MKIITLNCNGIRSSLSKGLLDFIRHENPDIICFQETKAPISEIDRPEFRSLGYEVHTCIAEKPGYSGTAVLTKLKPKSVAVGFGDGIYQKEGRSLLLEYPEFFLWNLYFPSGTSGEERQKIKYSFLDSFLELAKPYTKKKKPLVVCGDVNIAHTELDIHNAKGNQKSSGFLPEERAWLSKFLDSGFLDCFRILHPEIRDDYSWWTYRFQARKNNKGWRIDYFFITKTAKIKLESVSIAKEPVLSDHAPVVMKIQFT from the coding sequence ATGAAAATCATCACGTTAAATTGCAACGGAATTCGCTCCAGTTTGAGCAAAGGTTTACTAGATTTTATACGTCACGAAAATCCTGACATTATTTGTTTCCAAGAAACAAAGGCACCTATCTCAGAGATTGATCGACCTGAATTTAGGAGTTTGGGATATGAAGTGCACACTTGTATTGCTGAGAAACCTGGATACAGCGGGACCGCAGTCCTAACAAAACTCAAACCAAAATCAGTGGCTGTAGGTTTTGGTGATGGGATCTATCAAAAGGAAGGAAGGTCCCTTCTCCTTGAATATCCTGAATTTTTTCTTTGGAATTTATATTTTCCATCTGGTACCAGTGGCGAAGAAAGGCAAAAAATAAAGTACAGTTTTTTAGATTCCTTTTTGGAACTAGCAAAACCCTATACGAAGAAGAAAAAACCTTTGGTTGTTTGTGGTGATGTCAATATTGCCCATACGGAATTGGATATCCACAATGCAAAAGGAAACCAAAAGAGCTCCGGTTTCCTTCCAGAAGAAAGAGCCTGGCTTTCTAAGTTTTTAGATTCTGGTTTTTTAGATTGTTTTCGAATTTTGCATCCAGAAATACGAGATGATTACTCGTGGTGGACATACCGGTTCCAAGCAAGAAAGAACAATAAAGGTTGGAGGATCGATTACTTTTTTATAACAAAAACGGCAAAAATCAAACTCGAATCTGTATCCATAGCCAAAGAACCAGTTCTCTCAGACCATGCACCTGTAGTGATGAAAATTCAATTCACTTGA
- a CDS encoding OmpA family protein: MIRNKFQKLSVSLLISFISFSALSADWVYFPYEYNQIYKEKYALELELADIRKQHQNELNRLEEEKKELQTQNRNLTEDLELEKRNRAKEQDEYSDKMRDYDMRLRSLEKKGTDKERLLADENRKREEKDRADLDAYKKKLEDKERECLQKEQKLRDTYESKIDELKERIRSLEEELANLRKLTKEQKRELERLAEQTKEFEEKLAKEITSGQIRLKRFHNKLIINIDDKISFDSGSSELKPAILPAIEKIRDILASYPENYIVVEGHTDNVPIKTKFRNNWHLSSERALSVLEYMLQNKNLNPKNFSSAGYGEFQPIVPNTSKENKALNRRVDIVVVPRATGSLNTNNE; the protein is encoded by the coding sequence ATGATTCGAAATAAATTCCAAAAACTTAGTGTAAGTCTCCTTATCAGTTTTATTTCGTTCTCAGCTTTATCTGCGGACTGGGTTTATTTCCCATATGAATACAACCAAATCTACAAAGAAAAATATGCTTTGGAATTGGAACTAGCAGACATCCGTAAACAACACCAAAACGAATTGAATCGTTTGGAAGAAGAAAAGAAAGAACTACAAACACAAAACCGAAATCTCACAGAAGATTTGGAACTTGAAAAACGAAACCGCGCCAAAGAACAAGATGAGTATTCGGATAAAATGCGTGATTACGACATGCGACTCAGAAGTTTGGAAAAAAAAGGAACGGATAAGGAACGCCTTCTTGCAGATGAAAATCGAAAACGCGAAGAAAAAGACCGAGCTGACTTAGATGCTTATAAGAAAAAACTCGAAGACAAAGAAAGGGAATGCCTCCAAAAAGAACAAAAACTTCGAGATACGTATGAATCAAAAATAGATGAATTGAAAGAAAGAATTCGTAGTTTAGAAGAGGAACTCGCAAACCTTCGCAAACTTACAAAGGAACAAAAAAGAGAATTAGAAAGACTTGCGGAACAAACCAAAGAGTTTGAGGAAAAATTAGCAAAAGAAATTACCTCGGGCCAAATTCGACTCAAACGATTTCACAACAAACTTATCATCAATATTGATGATAAAATTTCATTCGATAGTGGTTCTTCCGAATTAAAACCAGCAATCCTTCCTGCAATTGAAAAAATCAGAGATATTCTTGCGTCTTATCCAGAAAACTATATAGTTGTGGAAGGACATACTGACAATGTTCCTATCAAAACAAAATTCCGAAACAATTGGCATCTTTCCAGCGAACGAGCATTATCCGTTCTAGAGTATATGTTACAAAATAAAAACTTAAACCCAAAAAACTTTTCTAGTGCGGGTTACGGAGAGTTCCAACCCATTGTTCCAAATACTTCAAAAGAAAACAAAGCCCTTAATCGTAGAGTGGATATTGTAGTAGTGCCAAGAGCCACAGGGTCTCTAAACACAAACAATGAGTAA
- a CDS encoding LEA type 2 family protein encodes MKLAIPILFSFFALQCSVLGVIQDKIPLPEFEFESLSIKNITLSDITLNVVTSVENPYPVSLPSSFLDMDIKIEGLKLSQIKTDLGAIEGKKNKQLPLEVKLKYSDLLNLYKKFPNKPMLEVSAEGNMKIPIPKQWQLLGKDSLSFPFVKKKEIPAILPNVEIKNFKILMPSEADILSATNTDVLADTATGFLKGLLGGSKQPATSAAKAGLSNLKLDLNTEFDFIFSNEAASNLNLTGLNYDLKLAGENFLNGTPKEIINSGKTSTVKIATKFPITSISSSLYKTIQSKSAQFDLKGDSGLKVPSITENIPFQYEKQGNFKW; translated from the coding sequence ATGAAATTGGCCATCCCTATACTATTCTCATTTTTTGCTCTCCAATGTTCTGTTCTAGGTGTGATTCAGGATAAAATCCCTTTGCCTGAGTTTGAATTTGAATCCCTTTCGATCAAAAACATCACACTCTCAGACATCACTTTAAATGTAGTGACTTCCGTTGAGAATCCCTATCCGGTTTCCCTTCCCAGCTCCTTCCTTGATATGGATATCAAAATAGAAGGATTAAAACTTTCTCAAATCAAAACAGACTTAGGTGCCATCGAAGGTAAAAAAAACAAACAACTTCCTTTGGAAGTGAAACTAAAATATTCAGATTTACTTAATCTTTACAAAAAATTTCCAAACAAACCAATGTTAGAAGTGAGTGCAGAAGGAAATATGAAAATCCCTATTCCTAAACAATGGCAACTTTTAGGAAAAGATTCCCTTAGTTTTCCCTTTGTCAAAAAAAAGGAAATCCCAGCCATCCTTCCCAATGTAGAAATCAAAAATTTTAAAATCCTTATGCCATCGGAAGCCGATATTCTTAGCGCAACCAATACAGATGTTTTGGCTGACACAGCTACTGGATTTTTAAAAGGACTCCTAGGAGGATCAAAACAACCTGCCACTTCCGCAGCAAAAGCCGGTTTATCAAATTTAAAATTAGATTTAAACACAGAATTTGATTTTATTTTTTCAAACGAAGCCGCATCCAATCTAAACCTAACAGGCCTTAATTATGATTTAAAATTAGCTGGTGAAAATTTTTTAAATGGAACACCAAAAGAAATTATCAACTCAGGAAAAACTTCGACAGTTAAGATTGCCACGAAGTTTCCCATAACTTCAATTAGCTCCTCATTGTACAAAACTATCCAATCCAAATCAGCTCAATTTGATCTAAAAGGTGATTCTGGACTTAAGGTTCCATCCATAACAGAAAATATTCCTTTTCAATATGAAAAACAAGGGAATTTTAAGTGGTAA